The proteins below come from a single Mya arenaria isolate MELC-2E11 chromosome 6, ASM2691426v1 genomic window:
- the LOC128238633 gene encoding uncharacterized protein LOC128238633 produces the protein MATGVGSFYKGSDLIHDYSCSTCEENDLNTEAQHFCPQCEHYMCDKCVKLHGGYFKKHVVYGRGDIKKWAGFSMDICDQHGNKLEVHCDDHQELCCSVCVALNHRLCSSINHLPDLARGFLETAEFKQLPAAVDKMRSSLGELKNVRTKDQDSLIDSYNNIIAEVKALRKNINTILDQLERKTFEQLDRMMKDLEKSIKDDLETCAQMHDQLKTMIEQLQKITGKNKETSSYIGYRKCQSKLSEAKCLEQVIRQKDGMKFKSDENIVPFLRNLNNFGNIEGIHVNKTQSSAKYSVKIEADDAVCDIVCICELPGGEVVIADYANSRVKLLNRKYRVTDHYNLPGRPLHLCHITDNDVAVAFLNKSSWCNEVHFLTLTRGKLQAVRKFTTDHETWSIAHHQSQLFVSSNDAIYLYTIEGTFVKKIYEAYGSDLQIKCAVSIDGERIYVITQADSKLTTLDKTGRVLSTLKDADLQGPHGLCVSPSGHVFVCGFASDTVLQIDHEGRQKLVTVARKVDGLSTPQSVWFSEQTSTFLVGSFENYNITVLKSC, from the exons atggcCACTGGAGTTGGCTCGTTTTACAAAGGATCTGACCTGATTCATGACTACAGCTGTTCCACCTGTGAGGAAAATGACCTTAACACTGAAGCCCAGCACTTCTGCCCACAGTGTGAACACTATATGTGTGATAAGTGTGTGAAGTTACATGGGGGTTATTTCAagaaacatgttgtttatgGGCGTGGAGACATTAAGAAGTGGGCTGGGTTCTCCATGGATATATGTGACCAACATGGCAACAAGCTAGAGGTCCACTGTGATGACCACCAGGAATTGTGCTGCAGTGTCTGTGTGGCCCTTAACCACAG GCTATGTAGCAGTATCAATCACTTGCCTGACCTCGCCAGAGGCTTCCTGGAAACAGCAGAGTTCAAGCAGCTTCCAGCAGCAGTGGACAAGATGAGGAGCAGTCTTGGTGAGCTCAAGAATGTCAGGACGAAAGATCAAGATTCACTAATTGACTCCTACAATAACATCATTGCTGAAGTGAAAGCTCTACgtaaaaacattaatacaatCTTGGACCAGCTTGAGAGGAAGACGTTTGAACAGTTGGACCGGATGATGAAAGATTTAGAGAAGTCCATAAAAGATGATTTAGAAACCTGTGCCCAAATGCATGACCAACTCAAGACCATGATTGAGCAGCTCCAGAAGATCACTGGCAAGAACAAGGAGACCAGTTCTTACATTGGGTACAGAAAATGCCAGTCTAAATTGAGTGAAGCCAAGTGTCTCGAGCAAGTAATACGACAGAAGGACGGAATGAAGTTCAAGTCAGATGAAAATATTGTTCCATTTCTTAGAAACCTAAACAACTTTGGCAACATTGAAGGAATTCATGTGAACAAGACTCAGAGTTCTGCTAAATATAGTGTAAAAATAGAGGCGGATGATGCTGTCTGCgatattgtatgtatatgtgaGTTGCCGGGTGGTGAGGTGGTTATTGCAGACTATGCCAACTCTAGAGTGAAGCTATTGAACAGGAAGTACCGTGTCACTGATCACTATAATCTTCCTGGTCGTCCTCTACATTTGTGTCATATAACAGACAATGATGTTGCTGTagcttttttaaacaaaagttcatGGTGTAACGAGGTCCATTTTCTCACATTGACCAGAGGTAAGCTACAAGCAGTGAGAAAGTTCACCACAGATCATGAAACCTGGTCCATTGCGCACCATCAGAGTCAGCTGTTTGTTAGCTCCAATGATGCCATATACCTGTACACAATAGAGGGAACATTCGTAAAGAAGATCTATGAAGCCTATGGTTCTGACTTGCAAATCAAATGTGCTGTCTCTATTGATGGGGAGAGGATTTATGTCATAACTCAAGCTGATTCTAAATTAACAACACTTGATAAAACTGGTCGAGTGCTTTCAACATTAAAAGATGCTGACCTACAAGGACCACATGGATTATGTGTCAGCCCGAGCGgccatgtgtttgtgtgtgggtTCGCGTCTGACACTGTGTTACAGATAGACCATGAGGGAAGACAGAAGCTGGTCACAGTGGCCAGGAAGGTTGATGGCTTGAGTACGCCTCAGTCAGTGTGGTTCAGTGAACAGACCTCCACCTTCTTGGTTGGGAGTTTTGAGAATTacaatataactgttttaaagTCGTGTTGA